Proteins encoded by one window of Tunturibacter psychrotolerans:
- a CDS encoding OmpA family protein, producing MIKSGTTFGLPAILLGSAMGLSAFAQTSTPAAQTTDSTVATSTSGTAPATNADGTYATGKPLTDQSKEGFWGHMNPFARKKWVNRQTAPIKDQVNELDQLQAKNANDIKDVDGRSQAGIKNAMNSANTADQHAQDAANRANSAQTLASNASTRTDSLGHTVGNLDQYQTVSSTAVKFAAGRTALGPTGKSDLDNLATTLGNEKGYIIEVQGYSKSGVQTSQAMADSVVRYLVTEHQVPVYRIYKTGLGKNTEKPADGEQAVVNGVKVTLLHNSLATMSSDSASSAATTPKTSHTGVSSPQEVNQ from the coding sequence ATGATCAAATCTGGAACAACTTTCGGCCTCCCGGCTATACTGCTAGGCAGTGCAATGGGCCTCTCAGCGTTCGCTCAGACCAGCACTCCCGCGGCCCAAACAACAGACTCCACAGTAGCAACTTCAACCTCTGGCACCGCCCCCGCAACGAATGCGGATGGCACCTACGCGACCGGCAAGCCTCTGACCGATCAGTCGAAGGAAGGCTTCTGGGGCCACATGAATCCGTTTGCCCGCAAGAAGTGGGTAAACAGGCAGACTGCTCCGATCAAGGATCAAGTCAACGAGCTCGATCAGCTCCAGGCCAAGAACGCTAACGATATCAAAGATGTAGACGGCCGTTCGCAGGCAGGCATCAAGAATGCCATGAACTCTGCGAACACGGCAGACCAGCACGCGCAGGATGCAGCCAATCGCGCAAACTCCGCTCAAACGCTGGCGAGCAACGCAAGCACCCGTACGGACTCCCTCGGTCACACGGTCGGCAATCTCGATCAGTACCAGACCGTCTCATCCACCGCAGTAAAGTTCGCTGCCGGCCGGACGGCTCTTGGGCCTACCGGTAAGTCCGATCTCGACAATCTAGCCACCACCCTAGGCAACGAGAAGGGCTACATCATCGAAGTTCAGGGTTACAGCAAATCGGGTGTTCAGACCTCGCAGGCGATGGCTGACTCTGTCGTCCGCTACCTCGTCACTGAGCATCAGGTCCCCGTCTACCGTATTTACAAGACTGGCCTAGGCAAGAACACTGAGAAGCCAGCCGATGGAGAACAGGCAGTTGTGAATGGTGTCAAAGTCACGCTACTCCATAACAGCTTGGCGACGATGAGCTCCGATTCGGCGTCCAGCGCAGCGACAACGCCAAAGACCTCCCACACGGGAGTAAGTTCACCACAAGAGGTGAATCAGTAG
- a CDS encoding DUF2393 family protein — MPIAPWGVAGLVVLAVILGLVFATRHKSQAPPNTIQPLAAYAAELPLSQLAMSESTSLSGGKSTFIDGHIQNSGPQTVSGVTVQVIFRNDEAMPPQVETLPLSVIRVREPYVDIQPISASPLKPGDERDFRLIFESIPGNWNTQMPEIHIISVDTK; from the coding sequence ATGCCGATCGCGCCCTGGGGGGTGGCTGGATTGGTGGTCTTGGCTGTAATCCTTGGCTTGGTCTTTGCAACGCGCCACAAGTCGCAGGCTCCTCCGAATACGATTCAGCCATTGGCCGCTTATGCCGCGGAGCTCCCTCTGTCGCAACTGGCGATGAGTGAGTCGACCAGTCTCTCGGGAGGAAAATCAACCTTCATCGACGGCCACATTCAGAACTCCGGCCCTCAGACCGTCTCCGGCGTTACCGTACAGGTGATCTTCCGGAACGACGAGGCCATGCCTCCTCAAGTCGAGACATTGCCGCTTTCGGTTATTCGGGTGCGTGAACCCTACGTCGACATTCAGCCGATCAGCGCATCCCCCCTGAAGCCGGGCGACGAACGGGACTTTCGCCTTATCTTCGAGTCAATTCCCGGCAATTGGAACACCCAAATGCCCGAGATTCACATCATTAGCGTAGACACGAAATAG
- a CDS encoding ATP-binding protein, whose translation MSEVCTICGGSGMRILQEDGRQFVKDCVCRVQKRAERMLGRAHIPKRYEHCSLESYETNFPSSNRSLGLAHLRARKFVDGYPIETAGTGLLLTGSIGVGKTHLAVGILQALVAERGATGLFFDYRDLLKQVQNSYNNKVSATELEVLAPVFDAEVLVLDELGASKPTDWVWDTVAHILNTRYNDRRTTIITTNYPNAGPLGTESAPRGLMREETLGDRIGERMRSRLQEMCVVVEMQGEDFRQKVKRASFA comes from the coding sequence ATGAGTGAAGTTTGTACGATATGCGGTGGGTCAGGCATGCGCATCCTGCAGGAGGATGGCAGGCAGTTCGTCAAAGACTGTGTCTGCCGGGTCCAGAAGCGGGCCGAACGAATGCTGGGCCGCGCCCATATCCCAAAGCGCTACGAGCACTGCTCGCTGGAGAGTTACGAGACAAATTTTCCTTCTTCCAATCGGTCGCTCGGCCTGGCCCATCTTCGCGCCCGGAAGTTCGTTGATGGCTATCCCATCGAGACCGCTGGGACCGGGCTGCTGCTGACTGGTTCGATCGGTGTGGGCAAGACGCATCTGGCTGTAGGTATTCTGCAGGCGCTGGTAGCGGAACGCGGCGCAACCGGCCTCTTCTTCGACTATCGCGACCTTCTGAAGCAAGTCCAGAACAGCTACAACAACAAAGTCTCAGCGACCGAACTCGAGGTTCTCGCCCCTGTCTTCGACGCCGAGGTGCTGGTGCTCGACGAACTCGGCGCGTCCAAGCCCACGGACTGGGTGTGGGACACGGTGGCTCACATCCTCAACACCCGCTACAACGACCGCCGAACGACGATCATCACCACGAACTATCCCAATGCAGGTCCGCTGGGAACCGAGAGCGCCCCCCGTGGCCTGATGCGCGAGGAGACCCTCGGCGACAGGATCGGCGAGCGCATGCGTTCAAGGCTGCAGGAGATGTGTGTTGTTGTCGAGATGCAGGGCGAAGACTTCCGCCAGAAGGTCAAGCGCGCCAGTTTCGCGTGA
- the rpmE gene encoding 50S ribosomal protein L31: MPKEGIHPKYDNIHVKCACGNTFETRSTHKGDIVVEICSACHPFFTGKQKLIDTAGRVERFRRKFAKSDAGKAETAAK; this comes from the coding sequence ATGCCAAAAGAAGGTATTCACCCGAAGTACGACAACATCCACGTCAAGTGCGCCTGCGGGAACACGTTTGAAACCCGCTCCACGCATAAGGGCGACATCGTCGTCGAAATCTGCTCCGCCTGCCACCCGTTCTTTACCGGCAAGCAGAAGCTGATCGACACCGCAGGTCGCGTCGAGCGCTTCCGCCGTAAGTTCGCAAAGTCGGACGCCGGCAAGGCCGAGACTGCCGCGAAGTAA
- the dusB gene encoding tRNA dihydrouridine synthase DusB encodes MKKRYTLEQKRWDDPAEHAMPEHSRVPASFTIGNMKIAPATVLAPMAGVTDTVFRRFIKNASQFTTPADGLADSSADVDSVTSNQQSGCGLIMTEFTSADGLSRMRETKRKRYLTYYDDEHPISAQLFGSNPATLADSARIVQDAGFDLVDLNLGCPAKRVVACNGGSGLLRDLPLIETIFKTVRAAVSIPFTVKFRMGWNDKHIVCVELAKMAEDCGLNAVALHARTREDGYTGQARWEYIAAVKDAVKIPVIGNGDIRTPEDAAAMVDITGCDAVMIGRTAPSNPWIFRQIAQYTATKEATGVGTYDQPTDQDRYRMIRTYFQMLVDEIAVEERAEAARAEAITAAGQVAREQRHRDCVGKMKQFASWFTHGVPGGGALRKQIFESKNGDAVLGAIENFFANRVDDSSNLPLAAASEEQIFASVAYCD; translated from the coding sequence ATGAAGAAGCGTTACACACTCGAACAGAAGCGCTGGGACGACCCGGCCGAGCACGCAATGCCGGAGCACTCCCGCGTGCCTGCGAGCTTCACCATCGGCAACATGAAGATCGCTCCTGCGACGGTGCTTGCTCCTATGGCTGGGGTAACCGACACGGTCTTTCGCCGCTTCATCAAGAACGCCAGCCAGTTCACGACTCCCGCAGATGGCCTTGCGGACTCGTCGGCTGATGTTGATAGCGTCACGTCGAACCAGCAATCAGGCTGCGGCCTCATTATGACGGAGTTCACCTCCGCCGATGGTCTCTCTCGTATGCGCGAGACCAAGCGCAAGCGCTACCTGACGTACTACGACGACGAACACCCCATCTCTGCACAGCTCTTCGGCTCGAATCCTGCAACACTCGCCGATTCTGCGCGTATCGTGCAGGACGCGGGTTTCGACCTCGTCGATCTGAACCTTGGCTGCCCGGCCAAGCGCGTCGTCGCGTGCAATGGTGGCTCCGGTCTGCTGCGCGATCTGCCGCTGATCGAGACGATCTTCAAGACCGTCCGCGCTGCCGTTTCAATTCCCTTCACCGTGAAGTTCCGCATGGGCTGGAACGACAAACACATCGTCTGCGTCGAGCTCGCGAAGATGGCGGAAGACTGCGGCCTGAACGCCGTCGCACTGCACGCTCGCACACGCGAAGACGGCTACACGGGCCAGGCTCGATGGGAGTACATCGCTGCCGTCAAGGACGCCGTGAAGATTCCTGTAATTGGCAACGGCGATATCCGCACCCCGGAGGACGCTGCCGCGATGGTCGATATCACTGGCTGCGACGCCGTGATGATCGGCCGCACCGCGCCGTCGAATCCGTGGATCTTCCGCCAGATCGCGCAGTACACCGCAACAAAGGAAGCTACTGGCGTCGGCACCTACGACCAGCCAACGGATCAGGACCGCTATCGCATGATCCGCACCTACTTCCAAATGCTGGTCGATGAGATCGCCGTCGAAGAGCGAGCCGAAGCCGCGCGTGCAGAGGCTATCACCGCTGCAGGACAGGTCGCACGCGAGCAGCGCCATCGAGACTGCGTCGGAAAGATGAAGCAGTTCGCAAGCTGGTTCACGCACGGCGTTCCAGGCGGCGGCGCTCTGCGCAAACAGATCTTCGAATCGAAGAACGGCGATGCGGTTCTCGGCGCAATCGAGAACTTCTTCGCCAACCGCGTTGACGATTCCTCGAACCTTCCTTTGGCCGCTGCGTCCGAAGAGCAAATTTTCGCATCCGTTGCGTATTGCGATTGA
- a CDS encoding VOC family protein has protein sequence MLQLNHINLSVSDVPALSDFFERCLNFKVTERRGNNKFAVLEGEDSFVLILMHGKDVTTASYPTMFHVGFIVKDEATVRATHQQMIAAGYEAPPPARIQRGGDPTFGFYHPAPGGILVEVSTPIVAMKET, from the coding sequence ATGCTGCAACTCAATCACATTAATCTGAGCGTCTCCGATGTTCCTGCTCTCTCCGACTTCTTTGAGCGCTGCCTCAATTTCAAAGTCACAGAACGTCGAGGCAACAACAAGTTCGCCGTGTTGGAAGGAGAAGACAGCTTCGTCCTCATCCTGATGCATGGCAAAGATGTAACGACCGCCAGCTATCCCACGATGTTCCACGTCGGTTTCATCGTGAAGGACGAGGCCACAGTGCGAGCGACACATCAACAAATGATCGCAGCCGGTTATGAGGCGCCTCCGCCCGCACGCATCCAGCGCGGTGGTGATCCGACCTTCGGCTTCTACCATCCGGCACCGGGTGGGATCCTCGTGGAAGTCAGCACTCCAATCGTTGCGATGAAGGAGACATAG
- a CDS encoding GNAT family N-acetyltransferase, with amino-acid sequence MPSIQIATIPSEIDRCFPVMRQLRPALIAEEFVGRIQTQQAEGYQLAFLESDGIIVSVAGFRVQNLLWSGKTLYVDDLVTDDGARSKGHGESMLTWLIALAREAGCTTFMLDSGTHRHEAHAFYFRHGLRISDFHFKLPL; translated from the coding sequence ATGCCCTCCATTCAGATTGCCACGATACCGAGCGAGATCGACCGCTGCTTTCCGGTGATGCGGCAGCTTCGGCCTGCGTTGATCGCGGAAGAGTTCGTCGGCCGCATTCAGACGCAGCAGGCAGAGGGTTATCAACTCGCCTTCCTGGAATCTGACGGCATCATCGTGTCGGTTGCTGGCTTCCGCGTCCAGAATCTGCTGTGGAGCGGCAAGACGCTTTATGTAGATGACCTAGTGACCGACGATGGCGCCCGCTCGAAGGGCCATGGCGAGTCTATGCTGACCTGGTTGATCGCGCTGGCCAGGGAAGCAGGATGCACCACTTTCATGCTCGATTCGGGAACGCATCGACATGAGGCGCACGCGTTCTACTTCCGCCACGGCTTGCGCATCTCCGACTTCCACTTCAAGCTTCCTCTGTAG
- a CDS encoding YfiT family bacillithiol transferase, with the protein MALTDIDPKYPIGDFVPPATISPDERTEAIATLAELPEQLRNAVDGLSSAQLATPYREGGWTLRQVVHHVADSHMNAYVRVKLALTEDWPVVKSYNEVSWAKLHDMAAPVEWSLELVESLHARWVMLFQSLDEIQWQRGYKHPEDGPVTVELAALTYAWHSRHHVAHITHLRAKEGW; encoded by the coding sequence ATGGCACTGACTGATATCGATCCGAAGTACCCCATAGGCGATTTTGTGCCGCCCGCAACCATCTCCCCGGACGAGCGAACCGAAGCGATTGCAACGCTGGCGGAGTTGCCCGAGCAACTGCGCAATGCGGTCGATGGATTGAGTTCGGCTCAGCTGGCTACACCTTATCGCGAAGGCGGATGGACGTTGCGGCAGGTGGTCCACCACGTCGCGGACAGCCACATGAATGCCTATGTGCGGGTGAAGCTTGCGCTGACCGAGGATTGGCCAGTGGTCAAGAGCTATAACGAAGTTTCCTGGGCGAAGCTGCATGACATGGCGGCGCCGGTGGAGTGGTCGCTGGAGTTGGTGGAGAGTCTTCATGCCCGCTGGGTGATGTTGTTTCAATCGCTCGACGAGATCCAGTGGCAGCGCGGATACAAGCACCCCGAAGATGGGCCTGTCACTGTTGAACTGGCGGCCCTGACGTACGCATGGCACTCGCGCCATCACGTGGCTCACATCACGCATCTACGCGCTAAGGAAGGGTGGTAG
- a CDS encoding glycoside hydrolase domain-containing protein yields the protein MPPSSHGSQPPGTILTQGPYVGFDSNDYPGDEKLPTLHRHFAFVGYWLNNPPGEYHNGWVGKREVLVRNGFGFLVLANGRIESEIKRAKRSGTSPATLGAQDAMAAIVAAHRDNFVTGTIIFLDQEEGGRLTDDQSAYLLAWTETVASKSGYLPGVYASGQPVSDGPAKTITTVQHIREQVTSQHLHEITIFVYQDACPPANGCSLQPPSLSASGTPEIAAWQYAQSPRRKAITAACSKTYAADGNCYAADLPQLPLDLSVSGSADPSHGR from the coding sequence ATGCCACCTAGCTCGCACGGCTCGCAGCCCCCCGGTACGATTCTCACCCAAGGCCCCTATGTGGGCTTCGACAGCAACGACTACCCCGGCGATGAAAAACTGCCCACGTTGCACCGCCACTTCGCCTTCGTCGGATACTGGCTCAACAATCCGCCAGGCGAATACCACAATGGCTGGGTCGGCAAACGCGAAGTTCTGGTGCGTAACGGGTTTGGCTTTCTTGTCCTGGCCAACGGCCGCATCGAATCGGAGATAAAAAGGGCCAAACGGTCAGGAACCTCTCCGGCAACGCTGGGAGCCCAAGACGCAATGGCGGCCATCGTCGCAGCGCATCGGGATAACTTCGTCACCGGCACCATTATCTTTTTGGATCAGGAGGAAGGCGGCCGACTTACCGACGATCAATCTGCGTATCTGCTTGCATGGACAGAGACCGTGGCCTCGAAATCCGGCTATCTCCCTGGGGTCTATGCCAGCGGCCAGCCAGTCAGCGACGGTCCTGCCAAGACCATCACTACGGTGCAGCATATTCGTGAGCAGGTCACCTCACAGCATTTGCACGAGATCACAATCTTTGTTTATCAGGACGCATGTCCGCCAGCCAACGGATGCAGCCTGCAGCCACCGTCGCTCAGCGCCAGCGGGACTCCCGAAATCGCAGCCTGGCAGTATGCGCAGTCCCCACGACGCAAAGCGATCACCGCCGCATGCAGCAAGACCTATGCCGCCGACGGCAACTGCTATGCTGCCGACCTGCCGCAGTTGCCGCTCGATCTAAGCGTTTCGGGATCGGCCGACCCTTCGCATGGACGCTGA
- the tldD gene encoding metalloprotease TldD: MTIPAPDHKRYFIEKLGLSERLMERCLGEALSAGGDYADLYFESVTSTSLGIDESLVKSASQGISVGCGIRVVSGERTGYAYTDDLSSDRLLRAARTAALIASGPAKELMSGFRQTDTPSLYPVAGATSDAEIAAKLALIERADKAARAYDSRITQVRAGFNDELRRILVAASDGTFASDTQPLARLNVFVIAKDGTNTARGTSGGGGRVTMDFFEGDKSPEHYAREAARTAILQLGAIEAPAGEMPVVLGPGWPGVLLHEAVGHGLEADFNRKKTSAFAGLIGQQVASPKVTVVDNGLMPGRRGSINMDDEGNPTQETVLIENGILKGFLSDKLNSRLMGMPNTGSGRRESYHHIPMPRMTNTYMLNGEDMPEDIIKSVKRGLYAVNFGGGQVDITNGKFVFSASEAYLIEDGKVTRPVKGATLIGNGPEALKYVSMVGNDLALDEGIGTCGKAGQSVPVGVGMPTVKLDRMTVGGTGQ, from the coding sequence ATGACCATACCCGCACCCGACCACAAACGCTACTTCATCGAAAAACTTGGTCTTTCGGAACGTCTGATGGAACGCTGCCTGGGTGAAGCCCTTTCAGCGGGAGGCGACTACGCTGATCTTTATTTTGAGTCGGTTACGTCCACCTCGCTGGGTATCGATGAGTCTCTGGTCAAGTCGGCGAGCCAGGGGATCAGCGTAGGGTGCGGCATCCGCGTCGTCTCTGGCGAGCGTACCGGCTATGCCTACACCGACGATCTTTCGAGCGATCGGCTTCTCCGCGCAGCCCGAACCGCAGCCCTGATCGCCAGCGGCCCAGCCAAAGAGCTGATGAGCGGCTTTCGCCAGACCGACACCCCTTCTCTCTACCCTGTAGCAGGAGCTACGAGCGACGCCGAGATCGCTGCCAAACTGGCCCTTATCGAACGCGCCGACAAAGCCGCCCGCGCCTATGACTCGCGTATCACGCAGGTTCGCGCCGGCTTCAACGATGAACTACGCCGCATCCTCGTCGCAGCCTCCGACGGCACCTTCGCCTCGGACACGCAACCCCTCGCGCGCCTGAACGTCTTCGTCATCGCGAAAGATGGTACTAACACCGCACGCGGCACCAGCGGCGGCGGCGGCCGCGTCACGATGGATTTCTTCGAAGGCGACAAATCGCCCGAACATTACGCCCGCGAAGCTGCACGAACCGCGATCCTGCAACTCGGCGCGATTGAAGCACCGGCGGGCGAGATGCCCGTCGTTCTCGGCCCCGGATGGCCCGGCGTTCTGCTGCATGAAGCGGTCGGTCACGGCCTCGAAGCCGATTTCAATCGCAAGAAGACATCAGCCTTCGCCGGTCTCATCGGACAACAGGTTGCGAGCCCCAAGGTCACGGTCGTCGACAATGGCCTGATGCCCGGACGTCGCGGCTCCATCAATATGGACGATGAGGGCAACCCGACTCAGGAGACGGTGCTAATCGAAAACGGCATCCTGAAAGGCTTCCTCTCCGACAAGCTCAATTCGCGCCTGATGGGCATGCCCAACACCGGCAGCGGACGCCGCGAGAGCTATCACCATATCCCCATGCCGCGCATGACCAATACCTACATGCTCAATGGCGAGGATATGCCCGAAGACATCATCAAGAGCGTCAAGCGCGGCCTCTACGCCGTCAACTTCGGTGGCGGGCAGGTCGACATCACGAACGGCAAGTTCGTCTTCTCGGCCAGCGAAGCGTATCTGATCGAGGATGGTAAGGTAACGCGCCCCGTGAAGGGGGCAACGTTGATCGGCAACGGCCCTGAAGCATTGAAGTATGTGTCGATGGTCGGCAACGATCTCGCACTTGATGAAGGCATAGGCACCTGCGGCAAGGCGGGGCAAAGTGTGCCAGTCGGCGTAGGCATGCCCACAGTAAAGCTCGACCGCATGACGGTCGGGGGAACGGGACAATAA
- a CDS encoding ester cyclase, with amino-acid sequence MSESGSVSGNVSVIARFLEEVINQGRLEQADQLVAVDFVELDPLPGQQQGREGLKEVIGMMRAAFPDIHWVVDETVASGDKVVTRFTWTGTHRGTFLGVPATGRRVNVKGVVIDRLVGGKMKDSRILMDNLTMMQQLGVIPKP; translated from the coding sequence GTGTCAGAGTCTGGGAGCGTATCTGGGAACGTCTCAGTCATCGCCAGATTTTTAGAAGAGGTCATCAATCAGGGGCGGTTGGAGCAAGCCGATCAACTTGTCGCGGTCGACTTTGTCGAGCTTGATCCTCTTCCGGGTCAGCAGCAAGGACGAGAGGGTTTGAAAGAGGTGATTGGGATGATGCGCGCCGCATTCCCCGATATCCATTGGGTTGTGGACGAGACGGTGGCTAGTGGAGACAAGGTTGTCACTCGCTTCACTTGGACCGGCACGCATCGAGGGACGTTTCTCGGTGTTCCTGCTACGGGCAGGAGGGTCAACGTCAAGGGTGTCGTCATCGACCGCCTGGTCGGAGGCAAGATGAAGGACAGTCGAATCCTGATGGATAACCTGACGATGATGCAGCAGCTTGGCGTCATCCCAAAGCCATAG
- a CDS encoding TldD/PmbA family protein, whose protein sequence is MPTQTTTNLRQLASDVLSHALKAGATDAEAVVYEGDEFSALVRLGQVETLKESGSRAVGLRVFIGQRTASTSSSDFSSESIARLVEGAITLAKITSEDPFAGLPEAHEFGKIEEDQHLYFDDVNEMPPAERIEIARRTEAAAMAYDSRIQNSGGGDFDTSTSHKILMNSRGFTGEYRRSYCGFSAAPIAHDEKGNMQRNYWFSNSRTVKKLENPEEIGQEAARRTLRRLGARQVKTQKAPVVFSPEIARSIIGNIFDAANGDAIYRNASFFSGMLGEQVAGENITVIDDGTIIHDGIGGFGTRPFDGEGLPTRRTILVERGVLKNYVSNTYTARKLNMQSTGNASRGLAGNPGIGAGNFFLEAGTLTPEQIIGEIPNGLYVTETMGFGVNLVTGDYSQGASGLWIENGELAYPVEEITIAGNLKDMYKNIVAIGNDLIFRGASAAPTIHIEGMTIAGA, encoded by the coding sequence ATGCCAACCCAGACGACCACGAACCTCCGCCAGCTCGCCTCCGATGTCCTCAGCCACGCTCTCAAGGCTGGAGCCACCGATGCCGAGGCCGTCGTCTATGAAGGCGACGAATTCTCAGCGCTGGTTCGATTGGGACAAGTTGAAACCCTGAAAGAATCAGGTTCGCGAGCAGTCGGTCTGCGCGTCTTCATCGGCCAGCGTACTGCAAGTACCTCATCATCCGATTTTTCAAGCGAGAGCATCGCACGCCTCGTCGAGGGCGCCATCACCCTTGCGAAGATCACCAGCGAAGACCCATTCGCCGGCCTTCCCGAAGCGCATGAGTTCGGCAAGATCGAAGAAGATCAGCACCTCTACTTTGATGACGTGAATGAGATGCCGCCTGCCGAGCGCATCGAGATCGCCCGTCGCACCGAAGCCGCCGCGATGGCCTACGATTCCCGCATTCAAAACTCCGGCGGTGGCGACTTCGACACCTCCACCTCCCACAAGATCCTGATGAACTCCCGCGGCTTCACCGGCGAGTACCGTCGCAGCTACTGTGGCTTCTCCGCCGCGCCCATCGCGCATGACGAGAAAGGCAACATGCAGCGCAACTATTGGTTCTCGAACTCGCGCACCGTGAAAAAACTCGAGAACCCCGAGGAGATTGGTCAGGAGGCTGCACGCCGTACCCTGAGGCGACTCGGCGCGCGCCAGGTCAAGACGCAAAAAGCACCGGTCGTCTTCTCGCCCGAGATTGCACGCTCGATCATCGGCAACATCTTCGACGCAGCCAACGGCGACGCCATCTATCGCAACGCCTCCTTCTTCAGCGGCATGCTCGGTGAACAAGTCGCCGGCGAAAACATCACCGTCATCGACGACGGCACCATCATCCACGATGGCATCGGCGGCTTCGGCACACGCCCCTTCGACGGCGAAGGCCTGCCCACGCGCCGCACCATCCTCGTCGAACGCGGCGTTCTGAAGAACTACGTCAGCAACACCTACACAGCGCGCAAGCTCAATATGCAGTCCACCGGCAACGCCTCACGCGGACTTGCCGGCAACCCCGGCATCGGCGCAGGCAACTTCTTCCTCGAAGCCGGCACGCTAACGCCCGAGCAGATCATCGGAGAAATACCAAACGGCCTCTACGTCACCGAGACGATGGGCTTCGGCGTCAACCTCGTCACCGGCGACTACTCCCAAGGCGCCAGCGGCCTGTGGATCGAGAACGGAGAACTCGCCTACCCGGTCGAGGAGATCACCATTGCCGGCAACCTCAAAGACATGTACAAGAACATCGTCGCCATCGGCAACGACCTCATCTTCCGCGGAGCCAGCGCGGCCCCCACTATCCACATCGAAGGCATGACTATCGCCGGTGCGTAA
- a CDS encoding DUF4440 domain-containing protein codes for MNPPVHRSAATEPKLETDPELAEVLEELSAREPIFHRAEFGVSREDFERMTVEEFWEVGASGRRYSRNTVLDELEKRYAAGDDDVWETSEFQCRRLAENVFLMTYTLVQDGTRVTRRSTIWQRTAEGWKIVFHQGTVVTDS; via the coding sequence ATGAATCCTCCCGTTCACCGGTCTGCCGCGACGGAACCCAAACTTGAGACCGATCCCGAACTCGCCGAGGTTCTTGAAGAGCTCTCCGCGCGCGAGCCGATCTTTCATCGGGCAGAGTTTGGAGTCTCGCGGGAAGACTTCGAGCGAATGACGGTTGAGGAGTTTTGGGAGGTGGGTGCTTCGGGTCGTCGCTACTCAAGAAACACTGTTCTGGATGAGCTGGAGAAGCGGTACGCTGCGGGCGATGATGATGTGTGGGAGACATCAGAGTTCCAGTGCCGGAGACTCGCTGAAAATGTATTTCTCATGACCTATACGCTTGTGCAGGACGGTACACGCGTCACGCGTAGATCGACTATCTGGCAGAGGACTGCCGAGGGTTGGAAGATCGTCTTCCATCAAGGAACGGTTGTGACGGATAGCTAG